In a single window of the Leptospira sanjuanensis genome:
- the obgE gene encoding GTPase ObgE — translation MESFVDEVAIEVFAGHGGAGSVHFRREKYVEFGGPDGGDGGIGGNVIIRPNLSMYTLDKYLSKRKFKAEAGFPGVGDNCSGKKGEDLILFVPLGTQIYDEETGDLLFDFVSDTQEFVVVRGGRGGKGNTHFKSSTNQTPRFAQPGEEGEYKFLRLSLKLLADVGIVGLPNAGKSTLISKITDAHPKIAGYAFTTLSPNLGVVKRRGDIFRFTIADIPGIIEGASMGIGLGLSFLRHIERVKGILYLFDASSLDIEEDLKMLRNELSTYNPELLKRPYLIVLNKIDVWDDPEFTKDVIQKVSHLGKVIAISAEKEINLEELLIAMDETFFKDEIEKVLNPNSKLAYFTEDGNDTNTENSSANAAEFDDSSEDSPSSSQKEFQE, via the coding sequence ATGGAATCCTTTGTAGACGAAGTCGCCATCGAAGTGTTCGCCGGTCACGGCGGAGCAGGTTCCGTTCATTTCCGCAGGGAAAAATACGTCGAGTTCGGCGGTCCCGACGGCGGAGACGGAGGAATCGGCGGAAACGTGATCATTCGTCCGAATCTTTCCATGTACACACTGGACAAATATCTTTCCAAAAGAAAGTTCAAGGCGGAAGCCGGTTTTCCCGGAGTAGGCGACAATTGTTCCGGCAAAAAGGGAGAAGACCTGATTCTTTTCGTTCCTCTCGGAACTCAAATCTACGACGAGGAAACGGGCGATCTTCTTTTCGATTTCGTTTCCGACACGCAGGAATTCGTAGTCGTTCGAGGCGGCCGAGGCGGAAAAGGAAACACTCACTTTAAATCTTCCACGAACCAAACTCCCCGCTTCGCACAACCCGGAGAAGAGGGAGAATATAAATTTCTACGTCTTTCGTTGAAACTTTTGGCCGACGTCGGGATCGTCGGTCTTCCGAACGCGGGCAAATCCACACTGATCTCAAAGATCACGGACGCACATCCTAAGATCGCGGGTTACGCATTCACGACTCTTTCTCCGAACCTCGGTGTTGTTAAGCGAAGAGGAGATATCTTCCGTTTTACGATCGCGGACATTCCGGGCATCATCGAAGGCGCGAGCATGGGAATCGGTCTAGGACTTTCGTTTCTTCGTCATATCGAACGAGTGAAAGGAATCTTATATCTGTTCGACGCGTCCTCTTTGGATATCGAAGAGGATTTAAAGATGCTCAGAAACGAACTTTCCACATACAATCCGGAACTTCTCAAACGCCCTTACTTGATCGTATTGAACAAAATCGACGTGTGGGACGATCCCGAATTCACCAAGGACGTAATCCAAAAGGTTTCCCATCTCGGCAAGGTGATCGCGATCTCCGCGGAAAAGGAAATAAACTTGGAAGAACTTTTAATCGCCATGGACGAAACCTTTTTTAAAGACGAAATCGAAAAGGTTTTAAATCCAAATTCCAAACTTGCCTACTTTACGGAGGATGGAAACGATACGAACACGGAGAATTCTTCTGCGAACGCTGCGGAGTTCGATGATTCTTCCGAAGATTCCCCTTCTTCCAGTCAAAAGGAGTTCCAAGAATGA
- the proB gene encoding glutamate 5-kinase, with protein sequence MNSSILERSVLSEKIRSAEMIVIKVGSARLSGPSSEVNDFLFQLVSDIRHLRDLGKKVILVSSGAIARGRLLLSELPSSISSGDSLSEKQALAAMGQNRLVNLYDSFFSKVNLSIAQILFGVLDLESKEGYKNLKNTFTQLLEWGILPIVNENDSVATEEVKFGDNDMLSALVSLIVGADLLVILTGVDGFLKEEKVVSFLGKITKDDLNLAGGPSGPGTGGMFTKLKSAGLLSEAGIPTAILNGKKMHVIREFLNENEIGTLVAPSGNRVFSEEDVKEIIRKNRNANGNGGNHT encoded by the coding sequence ATGAATTCATCCATCTTAGAACGCTCCGTCCTTTCGGAAAAAATCCGTTCCGCCGAGATGATCGTAATCAAGGTCGGTTCCGCGAGATTGTCCGGTCCTTCCTCGGAAGTGAACGACTTTCTCTTTCAATTGGTAAGCGACATCCGTCATCTCCGAGATCTCGGTAAAAAAGTGATCCTCGTTTCCTCCGGAGCGATCGCAAGGGGAAGACTTTTGTTAAGCGAACTCCCCTCTTCCATCTCCTCGGGAGATTCCCTTTCCGAAAAACAAGCGTTAGCCGCCATGGGCCAAAACCGCCTCGTCAATCTATACGACAGTTTTTTTTCCAAGGTGAATCTGAGCATCGCGCAGATTCTTTTCGGCGTTTTGGATCTCGAATCCAAAGAAGGTTATAAAAATCTAAAGAATACGTTCACTCAGCTTTTGGAATGGGGAATTCTTCCCATCGTGAACGAAAACGATTCCGTTGCGACCGAAGAGGTGAAATTCGGAGACAACGATATGCTCTCCGCTTTGGTAAGTCTGATCGTAGGCGCGGATCTTCTCGTCATTCTTACCGGCGTGGACGGATTTTTGAAAGAAGAGAAGGTCGTATCCTTTTTGGGAAAAATCACCAAAGACGATTTGAATCTCGCCGGCGGTCCGAGCGGTCCCGGAACCGGCGGCATGTTTACCAAGCTCAAATCGGCGGGTTTATTATCCGAAGCCGGAATTCCGACCGCGATCTTAAACGGAAAGAAGATGCACGTGATCCGGGAGTTTTTGAACGAAAACGAAATCGGAACATTAGTCGCTCCTTCCGGAAACCGGGTATTTTCGGAAGAGGACGTAAAGGAAATCATTCGTAAGAATAGAAACGCGAACGGAAACGGGGGAAATCATACATGA
- a CDS encoding glutamate-5-semialdehyde dehydrogenase, which produces MKEIEYVEDLCLRAKKASRSLKALPSSKKNKILADLADLLEKRKSEILAANERDLKDGKEKNLSAALMDRLLLNDKRIAAMASAVREIVSLPDPVGEVTRGLTLPNGLELVTRRVPLGVVMVIYESRPNVTIDVGALSFKSGNACILRGGSEAFHSNAILVKLFHEILNKEGIDTGAVTFVDKTDRSFMLPFFQQTASIDIVVPRGGEGLIRFVSENSKIPVVKHDKGVCNLYIDQDADPGKVIPIVINSKVQRPGVCNATENLILHNGYPFRKELLEALAKEGVELLLDPPALSLFPKGKPVSEADYMEEFLDLRLSVKTVSSLEEALAFIEKTSSGHTEAIVTEDLTAAKTFTSSLDSAALFVNCSTRFHDGGEFGLGAEVGISTGKLHVRGPMGLVHLTTTTTYVNGSGQIRG; this is translated from the coding sequence ATGAAAGAAATCGAATACGTTGAAGACCTTTGTTTACGCGCGAAAAAAGCTTCCAGAAGTTTAAAGGCGCTTCCTTCTTCCAAAAAGAATAAGATTCTCGCTGATCTCGCTGATCTGTTGGAAAAAAGAAAATCCGAAATTCTCGCGGCAAACGAACGGGATCTCAAAGACGGTAAGGAAAAAAATCTTTCCGCGGCCTTGATGGACCGTCTTTTGTTAAACGACAAGAGAATCGCAGCGATGGCTTCCGCGGTTCGAGAAATCGTAAGCCTCCCCGATCCTGTGGGAGAAGTTACGCGCGGTTTGACTCTTCCCAACGGCCTAGAACTCGTTACGAGACGGGTTCCGCTCGGGGTCGTAATGGTGATCTACGAATCGCGTCCGAACGTCACAATCGACGTGGGTGCGCTTTCCTTTAAATCGGGCAACGCGTGCATTCTTAGAGGAGGAAGCGAAGCGTTTCACTCGAACGCGATCCTCGTAAAACTATTTCATGAAATTCTAAATAAAGAAGGAATCGACACAGGAGCGGTGACTTTCGTGGACAAAACGGATCGATCGTTTATGCTTCCCTTCTTTCAACAAACCGCGTCGATCGATATCGTAGTTCCGAGAGGCGGAGAAGGTTTGATCCGCTTCGTCAGCGAAAATTCCAAAATTCCCGTCGTTAAACACGACAAAGGCGTTTGTAATCTTTACATCGATCAGGACGCGGACCCCGGGAAAGTGATTCCGATCGTAATCAACTCGAAGGTGCAAAGACCCGGAGTTTGTAACGCGACGGAGAATCTGATTCTTCATAACGGATATCCCTTCCGCAAAGAACTCTTAGAAGCTCTTGCAAAAGAAGGTGTAGAACTTCTTCTCGATCCACCCGCTCTATCTTTGTTTCCGAAAGGAAAACCCGTAAGCGAAGCGGACTACATGGAAGAATTCTTAGATCTGAGACTTTCCGTAAAAACGGTTTCTTCTTTGGAAGAAGCGCTGGCCTTTATCGAAAAAACTTCCTCGGGTCATACCGAAGCGATCGTTACGGAAGACCTAACCGCCGCAAAAACGTTTACGAGTTCGTTGGATTCCGCCGCGCTTTTCGTGAATTGTTCCACTCGGTTTCACGATGGAGGCGAATTCGGCCTCGGAGCGGAGGTCGGAATTTCCACCGGAAAACTTCATGTTCGAGGACCGATGGGGTTGGTGCATCTCACCACCACGACCACATACGTCAACGGAAGCGGACAAATCCGAGGTTAA
- the nadD gene encoding nicotinate (nicotinamide) nucleotide adenylyltransferase, which translates to MSGESKILTGIFGGSFDPPHIGHSGILKSFFRVVPECREVFLIPNRQNPLKNEKTASPEKTLEMLHIFASEFGETIRILDLELKRTGPSFTIQTILELKSSYPDREFVLLIGEDNYSNFDQWKDWKEILRLVREVYVFRRFSETIPINDRLFEQGSFRFLNNPLIPVSSTDLRISFAKSGSASAALNRERISEKILAYIEKNGLYRT; encoded by the coding sequence TTGTCCGGTGAATCCAAAATTCTCACCGGAATCTTCGGAGGAAGTTTCGATCCTCCCCACATAGGACATTCAGGAATCCTAAAGTCTTTTTTTAGGGTAGTTCCCGAATGTAGGGAGGTCTTTCTGATTCCCAATCGGCAAAATCCCCTTAAAAACGAGAAGACGGCTTCCCCCGAAAAAACATTAGAAATGTTGCATATTTTCGCCTCCGAATTCGGCGAAACGATCCGCATCCTGGACTTAGAACTCAAACGAACCGGTCCGAGCTTTACGATTCAAACGATCTTGGAACTAAAGTCTTCTTATCCGGATCGGGAGTTCGTGCTTTTGATCGGAGAGGATAATTATTCGAACTTTGATCAGTGGAAGGATTGGAAGGAAATTTTGCGCCTCGTCCGCGAGGTTTACGTATTTCGTCGTTTTTCGGAAACGATTCCGATCAACGACCGTCTTTTCGAACAAGGTAGTTTTCGTTTTTTGAACAACCCTTTGATTCCGGTAAGTTCCACGGATTTGAGAATTTCTTTTGCTAAGTCCGGTTCCGCTTCGGCCGCATTGAATCGCGAACGGATTTCCGAAAAGATTTTAGCTTATATCGAGAAAAACGGCTTATATCGTACGTAG